The Lewinellaceae bacterium genome has a segment encoding these proteins:
- a CDS encoding adenylosuccinate synthase — protein sequence MAIDVILGLQWGDEGKGKIVDFLAPNYDIVARFQGGPNAGHTLIFDGKKFVLHTVPSGIFRKEQLNLIGNGVVIDPITLARELTNISAAGVSYQDRLFVARKAHLILPTHRYLDAASENAKGKGKIGSTLKGIGPAYMDKTGRNGLRVGDLTSHDFKAKYDALKEKHLNLISLFPAIDFDLETEEKQWFECIETLRSLIHVDGEYFINNALAEGKKVLAEGAQGSMLDIDHGTYPFVTSSNTTTAGVCTGLGVAPSSIGEVIGITKAYCTRVGSGPFPTELNDETGEFLRKEGFEFGATTGRPRRCGWIDLPQLKYSIMLSGVTQLVITKIDVLNKFSEIKAAGAYEINGKTTKQLPFDLCDESAIPVYTSYPGWEKALTGITEYADLPDNARSYLSTLEQELNVRISMVSTGPDRKELILK from the coding sequence ATGGCAATTGATGTAATACTTGGATTACAATGGGGAGATGAAGGAAAAGGAAAGATCGTGGATTTCCTCGCACCGAATTACGATATCGTGGCCCGCTTCCAGGGAGGGCCCAATGCTGGGCATACGCTGATCTTCGACGGCAAGAAATTTGTACTCCACACCGTGCCTTCCGGCATTTTCAGAAAGGAACAATTAAACCTGATCGGTAACGGAGTGGTCATTGACCCCATCACCCTTGCCAGGGAACTGACCAATATCAGCGCAGCAGGCGTTTCCTACCAGGACCGTTTGTTTGTCGCCCGCAAAGCCCATTTGATCCTGCCTACCCATCGTTACCTTGATGCGGCTTCTGAAAATGCCAAAGGAAAAGGCAAGATCGGCTCCACTTTAAAAGGCATCGGCCCCGCCTATATGGACAAAACGGGGCGGAACGGACTGCGCGTTGGAGACCTTACCAGTCATGATTTCAAAGCCAAATACGATGCGCTGAAAGAAAAACACCTCAACCTGATCAGCTTGTTCCCCGCAATAGATTTTGACCTGGAAACGGAAGAAAAACAATGGTTCGAATGCATTGAAACCCTCAGGTCACTTATTCATGTGGACGGGGAATACTTTATCAACAATGCCCTCGCCGAAGGCAAGAAAGTTCTGGCGGAAGGCGCCCAGGGGTCTATGCTCGACATCGACCACGGTACTTATCCTTTTGTCACGTCTTCCAATACGACTACGGCAGGTGTTTGCACCGGCCTGGGCGTTGCACCCAGTTCAATAGGAGAGGTTATCGGTATTACAAAGGCTTATTGTACAAGGGTAGGATCTGGCCCTTTTCCAACAGAACTAAACGATGAAACAGGAGAATTCCTGCGCAAGGAAGGTTTTGAATTCGGGGCCACCACCGGCCGGCCGCGCCGCTGCGGATGGATTGATTTACCGCAGTTGAAATACAGCATCATGCTGAGCGGGGTGACCCAGCTGGTCATCACCAAAATTGACGTACTGAATAAATTTTCTGAAATCAAAGCAGCCGGGGCTTATGAGATTAACGGAAAAACAACAAAACAACTGCCGTTTGATCTTTGTGACGAATCGGCTATTCCGGTTTACACCTCCTATCCTGGATGGGAAAAGGCGCTGACCGGGATAACCGAGTATGCAGATCTTCCCGACAATGCCCGCAGTTACCTCTCCACCCTGGAGCAGGAACTCAACGTGCGCATCAGCATGGTCTCTACCGGACCTGACCGAAAAGAACTGATCCTGAAGTAA